A genomic region of Plasmodium malariae genome assembly, chromosome: 14 contains the following coding sequences:
- the PmUG01_14043000 gene encoding CS domain protein, putative: MKSEKHENMLMAIAQDFTSIDDLIETFLSFLECKTDYFHLMMSEDDIQTLSKRYDGDILKNILSNNRRGFKAHNREQNLMKLFRKHQLNYIIKEQPYIIENEEIKNKYLPPCDELKKLNNFKILETKNTQKAEQEKRDSAPIPFNTVTSENHISTWNGGKTEKYFWNQTLNEINIEMPMYKEVKTSEINVEISNKNMKVCHLNELKLEGTFYEEVNKQECMWNIEDKKKIIFFLEKKRENWWPCVLKGDPEIDTTKIESKKNLTDFDEKTQGEIRKFLHKQKLKNEDIASSEELREEVLLKNVMDKKRYPFIN, encoded by the exons atgaaaagcgaaaaacatgaaaatatGTTGATGGCTATAGCCCAAGATTTTACCTCCATAGATGATTTAATAGAAACGTTTTTATCATTTCTAGAATGTAAGACtgattattttcatttaatgatGAGTGAAGACGATATACAAACTCTATCTAAAAGATATGATGGCGATATactaaaaaacattttaagtAATAATAGACGTGGGTTTAAAGCACATAACAGGGaacaaaatttaatgaaattatttcgAAAACatcaattaaattatataattaaagaacaaccttatataattgaaaatgaagaaataaaaaataaatatttaccaCCTTGcgatgaattaaaaaaattaaataattttaaaattctaGAGACTAAGAATACACAAAAGGCGGAGCAAGAAAAAAGAGACTCTGCACCAATTCCATTTAATACCGTTACAA GTGAAAATCATATATCAACATGGAACGGCGGGAAAactgaaaaatatttttggaaTCAGACTTTAAACGAAATAAACATAGAAATGCCCATGTATAAAGAAGTTAAAACTAGCGAAATAAACGTTGAAATAtcgaataaaaatatgaaagtCTGTCACTTGA ACGAACTAAAATTGGAAGGGACCTTTTATGAAGAAGTCAACAAACAGGAATGTATGTGGAATATagaagataaaaagaaaataatattttttttagaaaaaaaaagagaaaattggTGGCCTTGTGTATTAAAGGGAGATCCTGAAATCGACACAACAAAAATCGAatcaaaaaagaatttaacCGATTTTGATGAAAAAACGCAAGGAGAAATAAGGAAATTTTTGCATAAACAGAAATT aaaaaatgaagatattGCATCATCTGAAGAATTAAGAGAAGAGGTTTTGCTAAAAAATGTGatggataaaaaaagatatccatttatcaattaa
- the PmUG01_14043100 gene encoding conserved Plasmodium protein, unknown function, which produces MTNTKWWYFDVLSGTWKEYVDNENEKEDKNKSSNVSSGIRSNTYSNARSNTYSNARSNTYRNTYRNTYRNKNNNRINENNENNKNNENNKNNENNKNNENNKNNENNKNNENNKNNENNENNENNENFETTDTHITKNGVEEFADSVHAEYENDDTNGNKNGQKNEDKCEKENTYKYDRYDDVNNWNKLNNNSLPQKIMNSNNNYAKKLKKFSTAFDYTVSSTKKNLRGDFKNSNIKGNNNKLYYFRNDIKYYKNQNNILADEMSNSFYEHNEEDRLENYDLENSYLNDHGYYADKEGERCVRDDDYGAYQDPNDYKHYDDNNDANDCDDNNLYYNEYSNLYYDENNGVYYDENGIYYDDNGMVYDDNGMVYDDNGMVYDDNGMVYDDNGMVYDDNGMVYDEKGMVHDENTKHYYENKFDDIYNNDDTQGIMQYDKYKNYTNDYYYNYEKTDVVGEGKRSIRSNRSERSERSERSKRSERSERSERNERSERSERNERRERSERRERSERSERSERSERSERSKRSERSKRSERNDRGQNCGSKKAYVKDDPPGKEGATEEEEKMMEQMEKKNSFNSISSYCSQGSNKLSEKINSLLNQSTSSMSFSKKDSSTLLENLLSRSFTRSDHINSINTIERGSDDGKEENKENNEIMKKKTKVNFDDIYRIEYTHKNNEKEEKGKCIEENNNESAENDNETNYVPFVRRATRTLTFKGQGGLAGCLKVFQEKKKELMSSTTNGVNDIDIKIANLKRRARELAKRYKSKNTATLGNHKNDQVKLKFEDIIFQVQQQQQQQQKKKKKDLQKKENNQKK; this is translated from the coding sequence ATGACGAATACGAAATGGTGGTACTTCGATGTTTTATCAGGAACATGGAAAGAGTACGTAGATAATGAAAACGAAAAGGAAGACAAGAATAAAAGCAGCAACGTGAGCAGCGGCATACGAAGCAACACATACAGCAACGCACGCAGCAACACATACAGCAACGCACGCAGCAACACATACAGAAACACATACAGAAACACATACAGAAACAAAAACAATAACagaattaatgaaaataatgaaaataataaaaataatgaaaataataaaaataatgaaaataataaaaataatgaaaataataaaaataatgaaaataataaaaataatgaaaataataaaaataatgaaaataatgaaaataatgaaaataatgaaaatttcgAAACGACAGATACACATATCACAAAGAATGGTGTAGAGGAATTCGCCGATTCAGTGCATGCTGAATATGAAAATGATGACACAAATGGAAACAAAAATGGAcagaaaaatgaagataaatGTGAAAAGGAGAATACTTACAAATATGATCGTTATGATGATGTAAACAATTGGAATAAgctaaataataatagcttacctcaaaaaataatgaacagtaataacaattacgcaaaaaaattaaaaaaattttcaactGCTTTTGATTATACAGTAAGTTCAACAAAGAAGAACTTAAGAGgagattttaaaaattctaatattaaaggtaataataacaagttatattattttagaaatgacataaaatattataaaaatcaaaataacaTACTAGCCGATGAAATGTCAAACAGTTTTTATGAACATAACGAGGAAGATCGGTTAGAAAATTATGACTTAGAAAATAGCTACTTAAATGATCATGGCTATTATGCCGATAAGGAAGGTGAAAGATGTGTGAGGGATGACGACTATGGTGCATATCAGGACCCTAACGATTATAAACATTacgatgataataatgatgcAAATGACTGCGAcgataataatttatattacaatgagtatagtaatttatattacgATGAGAACAATGGGGTGTATTACGACGAGAATGGCATATACTACGATGATAATGGTATGGTATATGATGATAACGGTATGGTATATGATGATAATGGTATGGTATATGATGATAACGGTATGGTATATGATGATAACGGTATGGTATATGATGATAACGGTATGGTATATGATGAAAAAGGTATGGTACACGATGAAAACACCAAGCATTACTATGAAAACAAGTTTGATGATATTTACAATAATGATGACACACAAGGTATAATGCAGTATGAcaagtataaaaattataccaatgattattactataattatGAGAAAACAGATGTAGTAGGGGAGGGCAAAAGAAGCATAAGAAGTAACAGAAGTGAAAGAAGTGAAAGAAGTGAAAGGAGCAAAAGAAGCGAAAGAAGCGAAAGAAGCGAAAGAAACGAAAGAAGCGAAAGAAGCGAAAGAAACGAAAGACGCGAAAGAAGCGAAAGAAGAGAAAGAAGCGAAAGAAGCGAAAGAAGCGAAAGAAGCGAAAGAAGCGAAAGGAGCAAAAGAAGCGAAAGGAGCAAAAGAAGCGAAAGAAATGATAGGGGTCAAAATTGTGGTAGTAAAAAAGCATATGTGAAGGATGACCCCCCGGGTAAGGAAGGTGCAACtgaggaagaagaaaaaatgatgGAACAgatggaaaaaaagaattcttTTAACTCAATTAGTTCATATTGTTCACAAGGTTCAAATAAGCtaagtgaaaaaattaatagctTGTTAAACCAGTCTACTAGCAGCATGTCATTTTCTAAAAAAGATAGTTCTACGTTGTTAGAAAATTTGTTAAGTCGTAGTTTCACAAGATCTGATCATATAAATTCAATTAACACAATAGAAAGAGGGAGCGATGATGGaaaggaagaaaataaagaaaataatgaaataatgaagaagaagacaaaagtaaattttgacgatatatatagaattgaatatacacataagaataatgaaaaagaagaaaaaggaaaatgcatagaagaaaataataacgAATCTGCAGAAAATGATAACGAAACGAATTACGTACCTTTTGTGAGAAGAGCCACAAGAACACTTACTTTTAAAGGCCAAGGTGGCTTAGCTGGATGCTTAAAAGTatttcaagaaaaaaaaaaagaattaatgtCTTCAACAACTAATGGTGTAAATGATATAGATATTAAAATTGCAAATCTTAAAAGAAGAGCAAGAGAATTAGCCAAAAgatataaatcaaaaaatacCGCAACTTTAGGAAATCATAAAAACGATCAAGTCAAATTAAAATTCGaagatattatttttcaagtgcaacaacaacaacaacaacaacaaaaaaaaaaaaaaaaagatttacaaaaaaaggaaaataatcaAAAGAAATAA